The proteins below come from a single Miscanthus floridulus cultivar M001 chromosome 1, ASM1932011v1, whole genome shotgun sequence genomic window:
- the LOC136494270 gene encoding cysteine-rich and transmembrane domain-containing protein WIH2-like, whose amino-acid sequence MSYYGQQQPPVGVPPPQGYPGKDAYPPPGYPPAGYPPPAQGYPPQGYPPQGYPPQQGYPQQGYPPPYAQPPPRPQQSSGPSFMEGCLAALCCCCLLEACF is encoded by the exons ATGAGCTACTACGGCCAGCAGCAGCCGCCCGTCGGCGTGCCGCCGCCGCAAG GTTATCCCGGGAAGGACGCGTACCCGCCGCCGGGCTACCCGCCCGCGGGATACCCTCCGCCGGCGCAGGGCTACCCACCGCAGGGGTACCCGCCGCAGGGCTACCCTCCGCAGCAGGGGTACCCGCAGCAGGGCTACCCGCCGCCGTACGCGCAGCCGCCGCCCCGCCCGCAGCAGAGCAGCGGGCCCTCCTTCATGGAGGGATG CTTAGCCGCCCTTTGCTGTTGCTGCCTATTGGAAGCCTGCTTCTGA